Proteins encoded within one genomic window of Amorphoplanes friuliensis DSM 7358:
- a CDS encoding PQQ-binding-like beta-propeller repeat protein has translation MTVIELGLVTDGGDQPLSDHERRPLGRRDVRRALVAVVALFSVLTVTGSARPDPKGLPQLWSIPYTEGADTFMLDAGNVYVLSQPDGSRITAYDSRTGARRWSTQGVTDTTWMGWARSGVLLMPAGFTTTRYQDVDGSEVSREFSRETVALDTATGRVLWRRTGEFSVAVSGRALLTEWNAEGSKARTFQVVRVSDGATVWSRPAAGLETWATDWMNHDSSDRLVAAAPDGRIEVFDLSDGRLVAGGTVPWVRQSTADNEFTSLSIDGHRLYIDRSMRERTAVTAYDTETLGRLWEVERPSSGGVYGCGPVLCVNGPDDTAGYDRDTGEVRWRLAGAANGFPMPGGRVLLDDDETGARHHLVDGATGKRLADLGAAVPVWNATATDLPYLLRRTKEPPGLMSISRIDENTGEELLRGTLPQVLDYGCQSEDDLLVCATPDSRLVVTDVG, from the coding sequence ATGACCGTCATCGAGCTGGGGCTCGTGACGGATGGCGGGGATCAGCCGCTGTCCGATCACGAGCGGCGCCCGCTCGGCCGGCGTGACGTCCGGCGGGCCCTCGTCGCGGTCGTCGCCCTCTTCAGCGTCCTGACGGTCACCGGCTCGGCGCGGCCCGATCCGAAAGGACTCCCGCAGCTCTGGAGCATCCCGTACACCGAGGGCGCCGACACGTTCATGCTGGACGCCGGCAACGTCTACGTGCTGTCGCAGCCGGACGGGAGCCGCATCACGGCGTACGACTCCCGGACCGGCGCCCGGCGGTGGTCGACGCAGGGTGTCACGGACACGACGTGGATGGGCTGGGCCCGATCCGGGGTGCTGCTGATGCCGGCCGGGTTCACGACCACGCGGTACCAGGACGTGGACGGCTCCGAGGTGTCGCGCGAGTTCAGCCGGGAGACCGTGGCCCTGGACACCGCCACCGGGCGGGTCCTCTGGCGCCGCACCGGCGAGTTCTCGGTGGCGGTGAGCGGCCGTGCCCTGCTGACCGAGTGGAACGCGGAGGGCAGCAAGGCCCGCACGTTCCAGGTGGTCCGGGTCAGCGACGGCGCCACCGTCTGGTCACGCCCGGCGGCGGGCCTGGAGACCTGGGCGACCGACTGGATGAACCACGACAGCTCCGACCGGCTGGTCGCGGCGGCGCCCGACGGCCGCATCGAGGTGTTCGACCTGTCCGACGGCCGGCTGGTCGCCGGCGGCACCGTCCCGTGGGTCCGGCAGTCCACCGCCGACAACGAGTTCACGTCGCTGAGCATCGACGGCCATCGCCTCTACATCGATCGCAGCATGCGGGAGCGGACCGCGGTCACGGCGTACGACACCGAGACGCTGGGCAGGCTGTGGGAGGTCGAACGCCCGTCGTCCGGTGGTGTCTACGGCTGCGGGCCGGTGCTCTGCGTCAACGGCCCGGACGACACCGCCGGGTACGACCGCGACACCGGGGAGGTGCGGTGGCGGCTCGCCGGGGCGGCCAACGGCTTCCCGATGCCCGGCGGGCGGGTGCTGCTCGACGACGACGAGACCGGGGCACGCCACCACCTCGTCGACGGTGCGACGGGCAAGCGGCTGGCCGACCTCGGCGCGGCCGTCCCCGTGTGGAACGCCACCGCGACCGACCTGCCCTACCTGCTGCGTCGCACCAAGGAGCCACCCGGGCTGATGTCGATCAGCCGGATCGACGAGAACACCGGTGAGGAACTGCTGCGCGGCACGCTCCCGCAGGTCCTCGATTACGGCTGTCAGAGCGAGGACGACCTGCTCGTGTGCGCGACCCCGGACAGCCGCCTGGTCGTCACGGACGTCGGCTGA
- the prfA gene encoding peptide chain release factor 1 produces the protein MSTDRLSMLLAEYADLEKQMEDPSIHSDQALVRRVGRRFAELAPLYTANVELEAARADLAAAKELAAEDPSFAGEVEAVAAALQPLEEKLGEMLIPRDPHDAKDVIVEIKAGEGGQESALFAGDLLRMYTRYAEKHGWIVEIIDSQDSDLGGVKDVSVAVKTKGVPEGGHGVWSRLKWEGGVHRVQRVPVTESQGRIHTSAAGVLVLPEAEDVDVHIEPGDIRVDVFRSSGPGGQSVNTTDSAVRITHLPTGTVVSCQNEKSQLQNRESAMRILRSRLLALAQEQADAAASDARKLQVRTVDRSERIRTYNFPQNRISDHRIGYTAYNLDLVLGGELDAVLDALGEADRAARLAGGTEISRRP, from the coding sequence ATGAGCACCGACCGGTTGAGCATGCTGCTCGCGGAGTACGCGGACCTCGAGAAGCAGATGGAGGATCCCTCCATCCACTCCGACCAGGCCCTGGTTCGCCGTGTCGGCCGCCGTTTTGCGGAACTGGCGCCGCTCTACACCGCCAACGTCGAGCTCGAGGCGGCCCGCGCCGACCTGGCCGCGGCCAAGGAACTCGCCGCGGAGGACCCGTCCTTCGCCGGCGAGGTCGAGGCGGTCGCCGCCGCCCTCCAGCCCCTGGAGGAAAAGCTCGGCGAGATGCTGATCCCGCGGGACCCGCACGACGCCAAGGACGTGATCGTCGAGATCAAGGCCGGCGAGGGCGGCCAGGAGTCGGCGCTGTTCGCGGGCGACCTGCTGCGGATGTACACCCGGTACGCCGAGAAGCACGGCTGGATCGTCGAGATCATCGACTCCCAGGACTCCGACCTCGGCGGCGTCAAGGACGTGTCCGTGGCCGTGAAGACCAAGGGCGTACCCGAGGGTGGTCACGGGGTGTGGTCCCGCCTGAAGTGGGAGGGCGGTGTGCACCGGGTCCAGCGGGTGCCGGTCACCGAGTCCCAGGGCCGGATCCACACCAGCGCCGCCGGTGTCCTGGTGCTGCCCGAGGCCGAGGACGTCGACGTGCACATCGAGCCGGGCGACATCCGGGTCGACGTCTTCCGCTCGTCGGGCCCCGGCGGTCAGTCCGTCAACACCACGGACTCGGCCGTCCGCATCACCCACCTGCCCACCGGTACGGTCGTGAGCTGCCAGAACGAGAAGAGCCAGCTCCAGAACCGGGAGTCGGCCATGCGCATCCTGCGGTCGCGGCTGCTCGCCCTGGCGCAGGAGCAGGCCGACGCGGCCGCCTCCGACGCCCGCAAGCTCCAGGTGCGCACGGTGGACCGCTCCGAGCGCATCCGCACCTACAACTTCCCGCAGAACCGCATCAGCGACCACCGGATCGGCTACACCGCGTACAACCTGGACCTGGTGCTCGGCGGCGAGCTCGACGCGGTGCTGGACGCGCTCGGGGAGGCCGACCGGGCGGCCCGCCTGGCCGGTGGGACCGAGATCAGCCGACGTCCGTGA